In one Zalophus californianus isolate mZalCal1 chromosome 10, mZalCal1.pri.v2, whole genome shotgun sequence genomic region, the following are encoded:
- the HSPB1 gene encoding heat shock protein beta-1, with protein MTERRVPFSLLRSPSWDPFRDWYPAHSRLFDQAFGLPRLPEEWAQWFGHSGWPGYVRPLPPAAVESPAAVAAPAYNRALSRQLSSGVSEIRQTADRWRVSLDVNHFAPEELTVKTKDGVVEITGKHEERQDEHGYISRCFTRKYSLPPGVDPTLVSSSLSPEGTLTVEAPMPKPATQSAEITIPVTFEARAQIGGPEAGKSEQPGAK; from the exons ATGACCGAGCGCCGAGTGCCCTTCTCGCTCCTGCGGAGCCCCAGCTGGGACCCTTTCCGCGACTGGTACCCAGCCCACAGCCGCCTCTTCGACCAGGCCTTCGGGCTGCCACGGCTGCCCGAGGAGTGGGCGCAGTGGTTCGGCCACAGCGGCTGGCCGGGCTACGTGCGCCCGCTGCCCCCGGCCGCGGTCGAGAGCCCCGCCGCGGTGGCCGCGCCCGCCTACAACCGCGCACTCAGCCGGCAGCTCAGCAGCGGCGTCTCGGAGATCCGGCAGACGGCCGACCGCTGGCGCGTGTCCCTGGACGTCAACCACTTCGCCCCCGAGGAGCTGACGGTCAAGACGAAGGATGGCGTGGTGGAGATCACTG GCAAGCACGAAGAGAGGCAGGACGAGCATGGTTACATCTCCCGGTGCTTCACCCGAAAATACTC GCTGCCCCCTGGTGTGGACCCCACCCTggtctcctcctccctgtcccctgaGGGCACGCTCACCGTGGAGGCCCCGATGCCCAAGCCAGCCACCCAGTCGGCAGAAATCACTATCCCTGTCACTTTCGAGGCACGTGCCCAGATTGGGGGCCCAGAAGCTGGAAAGTCGGAGCAGCCTGGAGCCAAGTAA